Within Gammaproteobacteria bacterium, the genomic segment ACCGTGGTCGCGTGAGTCGCGCGCGAAGTAGGTAACCTTGCCTTCCGGCACCACCACAATCCCGGAGGGTGTCACATGATAGCGCTTGGCGTCTTCTTCCGGGTTATAGCCGATGCAGTCGCCCGGCGCAATCATGTTGTGGCGATCGACGATCACGCGTTTGAGACGCGCGCCACGACCGATGCGGGCGTAGTCCATGATGATGCAATCGTCCAGTTCGGCGCCCTCTTCGATGACTGCTTCGCGGCGGATGATGCAATTACGCACCTTGGCGCCCTTGTGCACCAGGGTAGCGGCGCCGAACAGGCTGTCTTCAATCTCACCACCCAGTATGCGTGCCACCGGGCCCTGATAATTGCTGGAGAAGATTGGCCACTGCGGGTTGAAGGCATCGAATATCGGCTTGTCACCCATGACATCCTTGTGTGCATCAAAATATGCATCGATACTGCCAACGTCGCGCCAATAGCTTGCATCCTCATACGGTTTGACGCCCGGCACCTTGTTGGAGGCGAGGTTGTAGGCAAACAGCCGGTGACTATTGAGCATGCGTGGCAGAACATGATGACCGAAATCGGTTTCATCGCTGCGGCACCCGGCCAGCGCCTTCACCAGCACGTCGGTGCTGAAGATGTAATTTCCCATCGACGCATAGGCATGTGCCGTATCCGTCGGCATGGACTTTGCCTGCTCCGGCTTTTCCTGAAATTCGGTGACCCGGTCTTCGCTGTCGGTGCCCAGGATACCGAAGCTGGAGGCCTCATCGAGCGGCACCGGTAGTGCCGCCAGCGTGACGTCGGCATTATGCTCGCGGTGAAACCGTATCATCTGCCGCACGTCCATGCGGTAGACGTGATCTGCCCCGAATACCGCCACGAGATCAGGCTGGTGCATCTCAATCAGCCTGAGGCTCTGATAGACCGCATCCGCCGTGCCCTTGAACAAATGCGAGTCTTCATGCATCTGGGGCGGTACCACGGTAACGAACTGGTCAGGCAGCAGCGGTGAGAACACATAGGCCTTGCGAACATGTTCAATCAGGGCCTGCGCCTTGTATTGCACCAGCAGATAGATGGAGCGAATATCCGAGTTAATAAGATTGCTCAGGACAAAATCCACAATGCGGTAACGTGCGCCAAATGGTACCGCTGGCTTGCAGCGCTCGGCGGTCAATGGGCTCAGGCGGCTGCCCTGGCCACCCGCCATCACAAACGCAACCACACTGTCCCGGCGTCCTTGCTCTGCTGGCATCACTGCGCTCCTGATTTTACTGGTTAGCCTGATGGCGTTCAGGGTTCAGTGTAACAAGCCCGCGCCGGAGCGGCATCACTCATCACCGGCAGCGAGAAGGAAAACAGGGGCATAAGCATATGGCGGAGAGGGTGGGATTCGAACCCACGTGGCGGGATGAACCGCCCATCCGATTTCGAGTCGGCGCCGTTATGACCGCTTCGGTACCTCTCCCTTGAGGTTGCATAGCATAGGCGCTCTGCTTCGCGACAACAATACTTGACTTGATCCGTCACCGCCACACTACACCACTCATTGCGTCTCTGCCGTTGCGTGCGTGATCAGCGTTCGCACAAAGGGAATGGTCAGCTTGCGCTGCTGGGTAAGCGAGTGCATGTCCAGCCGTTGCAACAGATCGTACAGCCGTGCCATGTCGCGCGGCCAGTGGCGCAGCAGATATTCACCCACCTCGGCGGGCAAATCCATGCCACGGTTGCGGGCACGCAGTTGCAGGGCTGAAATCTTGCTGACATCATCCAGCGACCGCAGGTGCAGCACCAGACCCCAGCCAAGCCGCGAACCCAGATCAGCGAGCTGTATGCCGGCTGCCGGAGGCGGCGCAACTCCGGATATCAACAGACGGGCACCGGAGGCACGCAGGCGGTTATACAAGTGGAACAGCGCAGTCTCCCACTCGCCCTGTCCGGCCACGGCCTGGACATCATCCACGCACACCAGCGCCAGTTGCTCCAGACCCTCCAGCAGTTCCGGCTGCAGTGTACGCAGATCTTTTAGTGGCAGATACGCGGAGCGCTGATCCTGAATGGCGCAGCCATGACACGCAGCATGCAGGAGATGGGTTTTACCGGTACCGGCTGCACCCCATAGGTACAAAAACTGATGGGCACCGCTTACCAGCGTCTGCACGGCTTGCAGCACCTCCCCATTGGGACCGGGGAAATAATTGCCAAAGCTGGCCTCGTCGCGCAGCCCAACGCCAAGCGGAATCTGTTGTGCCGCGTTCATGGCTCATCCGGTGAACGGTCATACAAATAGCTGTTCACATAACGCTCATGCGCATAGCGCAGCAACACCATCAATACGGCCGCCGCCGGCAGCGCGAGCAACACACCGCTGAAACCAAACAGTTGTCCCCCTGCCATTATGGCAAAAATTACGGCAATCGGATGCAGACCTATGCGATCTCCTACCAGGCGTGGCGTAAGAAAAAATCCTTCTGCCAACTGGCCGATACCGAACACGATCAGCACCGGCACCAGGTGCAGCCAGTCGTGATATTGCACCACGGTCGCAATCCCCGCCGCCAGCACGCCGGTAATCACGCCAAGATAGGGGATGAAGCTGAGCAGGCCCGCCAGCACGCCAATCAGCAGGGCGAGATCAAGCCCGATCAGCCACAGCCCGACGGTATACAGCAGCGCGAGCGACAGCATCACCAGCAATTGACCGCGCAGGAATCCGCCCAGCACTTCGTCACTCTGCGCGGCCAGACGCATGATGGTCTGTTCCGACTTACGCGGCAGCAGATTACGTACCTGTTCCAGCAGCTGCGGCCAGTCGCGCAGCAGATAAAACGTCACCAGCGGGATCAGCAGCAGATTGAGCAGAAAGCCCAACACCGCCGCACCTGAGTTCGACATTGATTTCAGCACATTTGCCGCAATGCCTCCGGCCTCTCGCCACTGGCCGGCCAGGGCCTGATACAAGGTATTCGAGTCGAATCCGGTTATGGCGAGATCAAAACGCTCATACAGCAGCGGTAACAAGGTGCGCTGCACCCAGTCAATGTACACCGGCAGCTTGGTAATCAGCACCGTGATCTGGCGCTCGATAACGGGCACCAGCACGAGCAGCAGCAGGGTAAACAATACCAGCAGCAGCACGAATACCAGCACCGTCGCCAGCGTGCGCGAGAAGCGTCGTGTCTCCAGCCGCCGCACCAGCGGATCAAACATGTAAGCGAGCAGCGCGCCGAGCAGGAACGGCGTAAATATGGGTGCCAGCAGATACAGCAGCACACCGGTGCCGACGATGATGGTCAGCGTAAACCAGCGCTGTGAGTCAGACACGCGTGCTCTCCGTGCTTGTTTGCAGGGCGCGGGTACCCCAGGTCCAGACATAGTGCACACCACTCGCAAGCGTGGTGCCGAGTACGATATAGATCAACGCCTCCACCCCCCCACCGATGCCGGGCAGCACGCTGTGGTGCAGCATCACGGCCAGCACCAGCACGATCTGCATGACCGTATTGAGCTTGCTGATACGGCTGGGCAGCAGATCAAAGTGACGGATGGTATAATGATACGCAACGGCGCCCAGTACGATGATAAAATCGCGGGCAACGATGGCCGCCACCAGCCACAGCGGCAACACTCCGAGCCAGGCAAGCACCAGGTACGACGAGGTCAGCAACAGCTTGTCCGCCAGTGGATCCAGGATGGAACCCAGACGACTCTTCCAGCCATGGCGTTTGGCGAGGAAACCGTCCAGTGCATCCGTGATGCCGGCCAGACCGAATATCAGCAGCGCATCCAGATAACGCTGCTGCAATAGCAGGACGGCCAGCGGCACCACCAGCACCATGCGCAACAGGCTGATCAGGTTAGGGATATCATTATAACGCAGCATATGTAGGGGTATTCTAGCAGCCCGCCGCCATAACGCGAGCCTTACACGTCACTATTATATATTTACAGCCCGGCACTGCCCCCGATACCATACCCTGCACAGGCTCCAGACTCCCGTGAAACCCAAAAATCCCCCTCCTACCGCCACGCCACTCAGCTACCGTGCCGCAGGCGTTGACATAGACGCCGGCAACCGACTGGTGGAAAAAATAAAACCTGTTGCCCGGCGCACGCAACGCCCGGGCGTGCTCACCGGCCTTGGCGGTTTCGGCGCCCTGTTCGAGCTCCCCGCAGGTCGTTATCAGGAGCCGGTGCTGGTCTCCGGCACCGATGGCGTAGGCACCAAACTGAAGCTCGCCATCGAAACCGGTACGCACTCTACGATAGGCATCGATCTGGTAGGAATGTGCGTAAACGACATCGTGGTACAGGGGGCCGAGCCGCTGTTTTTCCTCGACTACTACGCCACCGGGAAACTTGACGTGGACACAGCGGCGGCAGTCATTGCAGGTATCGGTCATGGCTGCGAACAGGCCGGCTGTGCGCTGGTAGGCGGCGAAACCGCAGAAATGCCCGGCCTCTATGCGGCCGGCGATTATGATCTCGCTGGCTTCTGTGTCGGCGTCGTGGAAAAAAAGAGGCTCATCGACGGCAGCCGCGTAGCAGCCGGTGATGCACTGATCGGCATTGCCTCCAGCGGTCCGCACTCCAATGGCTACTCACTGATCCGCAAGATTATCGAGCTCGTGCAGGCCGACCTGCAGCAGGCATTTGCGGGCCGTACGCTGATCGAAACACTGCTTGCCCCCACCCGCATCTATGTCAAGCCGCTACTGGCACTGATGGAGCAGGTGCAATTGCACGCCCTCGCACACATCACTGGCGGCGGCCTGCTCGAAAACCTGCCGCGTGTCATGCCTGACGGTACCTGCGCCCGGCTGGACAGTAGTGCCTGGGCGCGCCCCCCGATCTTTGACTGGTTACAGCAGCAGGGCGTGCTTGCGGATGAGGAAATGTATCGCACCTTCAACTGTGGCATCGGCATGATTGTCTGTGTAGCGCCGCAAGACCTGGATGCCAGCCTCCAGCTCCTGCGCCAGCACGGTGAGGACGTCTGGCACATTGGCCACATCGAGGCGAGTACACCCGGCACTGCTCCACATGTGGTAATACGCTGAGATTGCCCCTGCGTCGGTGAGCACCCCGGATACATTGCCGACCGTCATTCTGGTTTCCGGTCGTGGCAGCAACCTGCAAGCCATTCTGCAGGCTGCTGCCGCACCCTCATCGCCGCTCGAGGTGCGTGCCGTTATCAGCAACCGGCCTGATGCACCGGCACTGGCGGTGGCACGAGCGGCAGGCATACCTACACAGACGGTGGACCATACCACCTATCCGGATCGCCAACACTTTGATGCCGCGCTGCAGACAGCAATCGACTGCCATGCACCCGCATTGGTCGTGCTGGCCGGCTTCATGCGCATCCTGGGTCCGGAGTTCGTCAACCACTACCGTGGCCGCATGCTGAATATCCATCCCTCACTGCTGCCTGCCTACCCCGGTCTTGATACCCACCGGCGCGTGCTGATGGACGGCGTGCAGGAACACGGTGCCAGCGTGCACTTTGTGACACCTGCGGTAGATGGCGGGCCCGTCGTACTGCAGGCGCGTGTACCCGTGCTGCCTGATGACACCGTCACCACACTGGCCGCACGCGTTCTCGAGCAGGAGCATTGCATCTACCCGCAGGCGTTGCGCTGGTTCGCCGAAGGTCGGCTGCGACTTGCAGGAGCCCCCCCTCA encodes:
- a CDS encoding glucose-1-phosphate adenylyltransferase, giving the protein MPAEQGRRDSVVAFVMAGGQGSRLSPLTAERCKPAVPFGARYRIVDFVLSNLINSDIRSIYLLVQYKAQALIEHVRKAYVFSPLLPDQFVTVVPPQMHEDSHLFKGTADAVYQSLRLIEMHQPDLVAVFGADHVYRMDVRQMIRFHREHNADVTLAALPVPLDEASSFGILGTDSEDRVTEFQEKPEQAKSMPTDTAHAYASMGNYIFSTDVLVKALAGCRSDETDFGHHVLPRMLNSHRLFAYNLASNKVPGVKPYEDASYWRDVGSIDAYFDAHKDVMGDKPIFDAFNPQWPIFSSNYQGPVARILGGEIEDSLFGAATLVHKGAKVRNCIIRREAVIEEGAELDDCIIMDYARIGRGARLKRVIVDRHNMIAPGDCIGYNPEEDAKRYHVTPSGIVVVPEGKVTYFARDSRDHGPGYAE
- a CDS encoding CDP-alcohol phosphatidyltransferase family protein, producing MLRYNDIPNLISLLRMVLVVPLAVLLLQQRYLDALLIFGLAGITDALDGFLAKRHGWKSRLGSILDPLADKLLLTSSYLVLAWLGVLPLWLVAAIVARDFIIVLGAVAYHYTIRHFDLLPSRISKLNTVMQIVLVLAVMLHHSVLPGIGGGVEALIYIVLGTTLASGVHYVWTWGTRALQTSTESTRV
- a CDS encoding AI-2E family transporter produces the protein MSDSQRWFTLTIIVGTGVLLYLLAPIFTPFLLGALLAYMFDPLVRRLETRRFSRTLATVLVFVLLLVLFTLLLLVLVPVIERQITVLITKLPVYIDWVQRTLLPLLYERFDLAITGFDSNTLYQALAGQWREAGGIAANVLKSMSNSGAAVLGFLLNLLLIPLVTFYLLRDWPQLLEQVRNLLPRKSEQTIMRLAAQSDEVLGGFLRGQLLVMLSLALLYTVGLWLIGLDLALLIGVLAGLLSFIPYLGVITGVLAAGIATVVQYHDWLHLVPVLIVFGIGQLAEGFFLTPRLVGDRIGLHPIAVIFAIMAGGQLFGFSGVLLALPAAAVLMVLLRYAHERYVNSYLYDRSPDEP
- the hda gene encoding DnaA regulatory inactivator Hda; translated protein: MNAAQQIPLGVGLRDEASFGNYFPGPNGEVLQAVQTLVSGAHQFLYLWGAAGTGKTHLLHAACHGCAIQDQRSAYLPLKDLRTLQPELLEGLEQLALVCVDDVQAVAGQGEWETALFHLYNRLRASGARLLISGVAPPPAAGIQLADLGSRLGWGLVLHLRSLDDVSKISALQLRARNRGMDLPAEVGEYLLRHWPRDMARLYDLLQRLDMHSLTQQRKLTIPFVRTLITHATAETQ
- the purN gene encoding phosphoribosylglycinamide formyltransferase, which encodes MSTPDTLPTVILVSGRGSNLQAILQAAAAPSSPLEVRAVISNRPDAPALAVARAAGIPTQTVDHTTYPDRQHFDAALQTAIDCHAPALVVLAGFMRILGPEFVNHYRGRMLNIHPSLLPAYPGLDTHRRVLMDGVQEHGASVHFVTPAVDGGPVVLQARVPVLPDDTVTTLAARVLEQEHCIYPQALRWFAEGRLRLAGAPPHEYALLDDKPVGTEPVARTQGL
- the purM gene encoding phosphoribosylformylglycinamidine cyclo-ligase, whose protein sequence is MKPKNPPPTATPLSYRAAGVDIDAGNRLVEKIKPVARRTQRPGVLTGLGGFGALFELPAGRYQEPVLVSGTDGVGTKLKLAIETGTHSTIGIDLVGMCVNDIVVQGAEPLFFLDYYATGKLDVDTAAAVIAGIGHGCEQAGCALVGGETAEMPGLYAAGDYDLAGFCVGVVEKKRLIDGSRVAAGDALIGIASSGPHSNGYSLIRKIIELVQADLQQAFAGRTLIETLLAPTRIYVKPLLALMEQVQLHALAHITGGGLLENLPRVMPDGTCARLDSSAWARPPIFDWLQQQGVLADEEMYRTFNCGIGMIVCVAPQDLDASLQLLRQHGEDVWHIGHIEASTPGTAPHVVIR